GTGCCGCCATTCACGCAAGATTCCGAAGGCGCGCGACCATTCTTCCGCGCATTGCGCGACCTGCGTCACCGCATCGCCGCCTATGATCTGCCGCGCGTCAGCATGACCGAGCTATCGATGGGAATGTCGCATGATTTCGAGGTAGCCGTCGAAGAAGGCTCTACCTGCGTGCGAATTGGAACAGCGATTTTCGGAGCGAGAGACCACAGCGCATGAGCATTATCGACAAGATTCTCGGGTGGGTGATGGTGGCGCTCGGCGTGGCGCACAGCGTCGGGACCTTCGCTCTTTACAAGCCTCTGAACCGCAACGCGGCCTGGTTCTTTGGAAGCGGAGTTGCCCTCGTTGCCGTTGGCATGCTGAACCTGGTGCGCGCGCGCAAATCGGACGCCTTCACGCGTGGCTGTTCGGTCATAGCCAATTCACTTGCGCTCATCCTTACGGTTGCCGTCCTTTGGTCGCTCGGTCGCAACGTTATGGATTCGCCACAGGCTATAGCCGTGGGCGTAGTCATCGTCCTTGAACTTATTTTCTCCGCCGGAAAATGACAATCCCCGTCAATGACACGCCCAAAGGCGCTACGTTCGAAATACGCGTCCATCCGCGAGCCAGGAAGAACGCCGTCTCCGGCCAGTTGGGCGACGCTCTCAAGCTTTCGCTGACCACGCCGCCCGTCGAAGGCCGTGCCAATGAGGCCTGCATCGAGTTCCTAGCAAAACTTTTGAACGTCGCGCGTTCGTCCGTTACCATAGCTGCCGGTGA
This Clostridia bacterium DNA region includes the following protein-coding sequences:
- a CDS encoding DUF167 domain-containing protein: MTIPVNDTPKGATFEIRVHPRARKNAVSGQLGDALKLSLTTPPVEGRANEACIEFLAKLLNVARSSVTIAAGESSRNKVIRVAGLSAAEVRKRLGFQ